The Roseicyclus marinus genome has a segment encoding these proteins:
- a CDS encoding DNA-binding domain-containing protein — protein MTHQSGFAAAILDPACLTPEGLVNPFGGPAGKRFDVYRNNVAVSLTEALETGFPTVRKLVGDEFFKAMAGVYLRANPPTDPRLALYGTSFPGFLARFGPVAHLAYLPDVARLDLGLRQSYHAADAAPLDTGGMEPATVLAQRPRLAPATLVLSSRHPVHGIWRFNTDPDAPQPPTEPQDVLIARRRFDPVPHLLPPGGLTLARALKGRLTLSEAMTRTLADHPKADIAALLTLFFTSGALTLDA, from the coding sequence ATGACCCACCAGTCAGGCTTTGCCGCGGCCATTCTCGATCCTGCGTGCCTCACGCCCGAGGGGCTGGTGAACCCCTTCGGCGGGCCTGCGGGCAAACGCTTCGATGTCTACCGCAACAATGTCGCCGTTTCCCTGACCGAGGCGCTGGAAACCGGCTTTCCCACCGTGCGCAAACTCGTGGGGGATGAATTCTTCAAGGCGATGGCAGGCGTCTACCTGCGCGCCAATCCCCCCACCGATCCCCGCCTTGCGCTTTACGGCACATCCTTTCCCGGCTTTCTCGCCCGCTTCGGCCCCGTGGCGCACCTGGCCTATCTGCCCGATGTCGCGCGCCTCGACCTGGGGCTGCGCCAATCCTACCACGCCGCCGATGCCGCGCCCCTCGACACGGGCGGCATGGAGCCTGCCACGGTTCTGGCACAGCGCCCCCGGCTGGCCCCTGCCACGCTCGTCCTGTCTTCCCGCCACCCGGTCCACGGGATCTGGCGGTTCAACACCGATCCCGATGCGCCCCAGCCACCTACGGAACCGCAGGATGTGCTGATCGCGCGGCGTCGCTTCGACCCGGTCCCGCATCTCCTGCCGCCGGGCGGCCTGACGCTCGCCCGCGCGCTCAAGGGGCGGCTGACCCTCTCCGAGGCGATGACCCGCACGCTGGCCGATCACCCCAAAGCCGATATCGCGGCGCTGCTCACGCTTTTCTTCACCTCCGGCGCGTTGACCCTCGACGCCTGA
- a CDS encoding cold-shock protein gives MPTGTVKWFNTTKGFGFIAPDDGGKDVFVHISAVERAGMTDLPDNTKLSYELRAGRDGRESAVELQKIG, from the coding sequence ATGCCCACTGGCACCGTGAAATGGTTCAACACCACCAAGGGGTTCGGCTTCATCGCCCCCGATGATGGCGGAAAGGACGTGTTCGTCCACATCTCCGCTGTCGAGCGCGCCGGCATGACCGACCTGCCCGACAACACCAAGCTCAGCTACGAGCTGCGCGCCGGCCGCGACGGCCGCGAATCGGCGGTGGAGTTGCAAAAGATCGGCTGA
- a CDS encoding DUF2282 domain-containing protein: MTTATKSFALLGAVAAAVTATGMTEAQAQEQEKCYGISLAGENDCAAGPGTTCAGTSTVDFQGNAWTFVPAGTCATMEVEGGRMGSLEALDRDLPA, encoded by the coding sequence ATGACCACCGCAACCAAATCCTTCGCCCTGCTGGGGGCCGTCGCCGCCGCCGTCACCGCCACCGGCATGACCGAGGCCCAGGCCCAGGAGCAGGAAAAATGCTACGGCATCTCGCTTGCCGGCGAGAATGATTGCGCCGCTGGCCCCGGCACGACCTGCGCCGGCACCTCGACCGTCGATTTCCAGGGCAACGCCTGGACCTTCGTGCCCGCAGGCACCTGCGCCACGATGGAAGTCGAAGGCGGCCGGATGGGCTCCCTCGAAGCGCTCGACCGCGACCTGCCCGCATAA
- a CDS encoding NAD(P)/FAD-dependent oxidoreductase — protein sequence MTHDFLIIGGGIAGLSAGAHLAALGKVLLLEAEPALAYHASGRSAALYEAQYGKPTTIALNLASRADHETLDGGVLSPRGLMLLAGPGEEDLFAHDAGQMGLEVISPAEAAALVPALNPQAITGAAVHDDAWDIDTDRLIQHYARVIRSHGGRVQTGASVTAITRHATGWQVTAAGQTHEARILVNAAGAWADAIAAMAGVAPIGLTPLRRSVARVPAPTGHDVARWPMLLGAGEHWYAKPDAGQMIVSPADEDPVEAPHDAWPEDMRLAEGIASYQHFVTEEVTRLTASWAGLRTFAPDRTLVLGPDPESPGFVWVAGQGGYGFQTAPAAARLVADLVAGRAPVLPEAIVAALSPVRFR from the coding sequence ATGACCCATGACTTTCTCATCATCGGCGGTGGCATTGCGGGGCTGTCGGCGGGTGCGCATCTGGCCGCGCTGGGCAAGGTTTTGCTGCTGGAGGCGGAACCCGCGCTCGCCTATCACGCCTCGGGCCGGTCGGCCGCGCTATACGAGGCGCAATACGGAAAACCCACCACCATCGCGCTCAACCTCGCCTCCCGCGCGGATCACGAGACGCTGGATGGCGGGGTCCTCAGCCCGCGGGGCCTGATGCTTCTGGCCGGTCCGGGCGAGGAGGATCTTTTTGCCCATGACGCAGGCCAGATGGGGCTCGAGGTGATTTCCCCCGCCGAGGCGGCGGCGCTGGTTCCCGCCCTGAACCCGCAGGCCATCACGGGCGCGGCGGTCCATGACGATGCCTGGGACATCGATACAGACCGGCTGATCCAGCATTACGCGCGGGTCATCCGCAGCCATGGCGGCAGGGTCCAGACCGGCGCATCCGTCACCGCCATCACCCGCCACGCCACCGGCTGGCAGGTCACTGCCGCCGGACAGACGCATGAGGCGCGCATCCTCGTGAATGCGGCAGGGGCCTGGGCGGATGCCATCGCGGCCATGGCCGGGGTCGCGCCCATCGGGCTGACGCCGCTCCGCCGGTCGGTGGCACGCGTGCCCGCGCCCACGGGCCATGACGTGGCCCGCTGGCCCATGCTGCTGGGCGCGGGCGAACATTGGTATGCCAAACCCGATGCGGGCCAGATGATCGTGTCCCCCGCCGACGAAGACCCGGTCGAGGCCCCCCATGACGCCTGGCCCGAGGACATGCGCCTGGCCGAAGGGATCGCGAGCTACCAACATTTCGTGACCGAGGAGGTGACGCGCCTGACAGCAAGCTGGGCGGGCCTCAGGACCTTCGCCCCCGACCGCACGCTGGTTCTGGGCCCCGATCCCGAAAGCCCGGGTTTCGTCTGGGTGGCCGGGCAGGGCGGCTACGGGTTCCAGACCGCGCCTGCCGCCGCGCGTCTGGTGGCCGATCTGGTCGCGGGGCGCGCGCCGGTCCTGCCCGAAGCCATCGTCGCGGCCCTGTCGCCCGTGCGGTTCCGGTAG
- a CDS encoding DUF692 domain-containing protein: protein MPVAAGIGYKAQHFTGLMADPGPVAWLEIHAENYLGAGGRPLAQLRALADHFPVSVHGVGLSIGGEGPLDADHLARLAHLCDWLQPASFSEHLAWSTHDAGFLNDLLPLPYTSATLARVCDHIDAVQEALGRRMLLENPSTYLAFADSTMDEVTFLSEIARRTGCGLLLDVNNVFVSATNQGWDARAYIDAFPLDAVGEIHLGGHDEDTDDHGRPLLIDSHGRAVVDPVWTLYAHVIAQGGPRPTLIEWDNDVPPLPELMAEAARAAAILTPVGAAR from the coding sequence CTGCCCGTCGCTGCAGGCATCGGCTACAAGGCGCAGCATTTCACCGGGCTGATGGCCGATCCCGGCCCCGTCGCATGGCTGGAAATCCATGCCGAGAATTACCTGGGCGCAGGCGGCCGCCCGCTCGCGCAACTGCGCGCCCTGGCGGACCATTTCCCCGTCTCGGTCCATGGCGTGGGCCTGTCGATCGGCGGCGAAGGGCCGCTCGATGCCGACCATCTCGCCCGCCTCGCCCACCTCTGCGACTGGCTGCAACCCGCCAGTTTCTCCGAACATCTCGCCTGGTCGACGCATGATGCGGGCTTTCTGAACGATCTTCTGCCCCTGCCCTACACATCCGCCACACTGGCCCGCGTCTGCGACCATATCGACGCGGTGCAAGAGGCGTTGGGCCGCCGCATGCTGCTTGAGAACCCCTCCACCTATCTCGCCTTTGCCGACAGCACGATGGACGAGGTGACATTCCTGTCCGAGATCGCGCGGCGCACCGGCTGCGGCCTCCTCCTTGACGTCAACAATGTCTTCGTCTCGGCCACGAACCAGGGGTGGGATGCGCGCGCCTATATCGACGCCTTCCCGCTCGATGCCGTGGGCGAAATCCACCTCGGCGGCCATGACGAGGATACCGATGACCACGGTCGCCCGCTTCTGATCGACAGCCATGGCCGCGCCGTGGTCGATCCGGTCTGGACGCTCTACGCCCATGTGATCGCGCAGGGCGGCCCCCGCCCCACGCTCATCGAATGGGACAATGACGTGCCCCCCCTCCCCGAACTGATGGCCGAGGCCGCCCGCGCAGCCGCCATCCTGACCCCGGTGGGGGCGGCCAGATGA
- a CDS encoding DUF938 domain-containing protein encodes MIRKLDLPDGGGEGLGDARLSAPSALRNRDLIAAELVRLAPARGRALEIASGTGEHVVVFAEACPGLTWQPTEPDALRRASIAAWTAAAGLSNILPPLPLDAARPGWAAAHGPADLVVLVNLLHLISGPEAETLLTEVAASLAPSGIFALYGPFLRDGEATSDGDAAFHASLRAQDSTIGYKDVIDTCATLVRAGLRHVETVAMPANNLLLVFERAA; translated from the coding sequence ATGATCCGCAAGCTCGATCTTCCCGATGGGGGCGGTGAGGGGCTTGGCGATGCGCGGCTTTCGGCCCCGTCCGCCCTGCGCAACCGCGACCTGATCGCCGCCGAACTGGTGCGGCTTGCACCCGCGCGGGGGCGCGCGCTCGAAATCGCCTCGGGCACGGGGGAACATGTGGTGGTCTTTGCCGAGGCCTGTCCCGGCCTGACATGGCAGCCGACCGAACCGGATGCTCTGCGCCGCGCCTCCATCGCGGCCTGGACGGCGGCGGCGGGTCTGTCCAACATCCTGCCCCCCCTTCCGCTCGATGCGGCACGGCCCGGCTGGGCGGCCGCGCATGGCCCCGCCGACCTGGTGGTTCTCGTGAACCTGTTGCACCTGATCTCCGGGCCCGAGGCGGAAACGCTGCTGACGGAGGTTGCGGCAAGCCTTGCGCCATCGGGGATCTTCGCGCTTTACGGCCCTTTCCTGCGCGACGGGGAGGCGACGAGCGACGGCGACGCCGCCTTTCACGCAAGCCTCAGGGCGCAGGATTCTACCATCGGCTACAAGGATGTGATCGACACCTGCGCGACGCTGGTCCGCGCAGGTCTGCGCCATGTCGAGACGGTGGCGATGCCCGCCAACAACCTGCTTCTGGTCTTCGAACGGGCGGCCTGA
- a CDS encoding MFS transporter, which produces MPPHTTPLPRAALATRLAFLAAGFVMASWAPLIPFAKTQVGATEGVFGLLLLCLGLGSIVAMPLTGYLSARMGARPMILLGGYGLVALLPLLVLAPSVPVLAVALAFFGAALGTIDVAMNVHAAEVETRAARPMMSGFHAMWSVGGILGAGGVTALLWIGATPLAAGLAASALALAMMAVATPRFLRRAAGEPPKLALPRGPVLLLALLAAITFLVEGAVLDWGALLIVARNLMEPAGAGLGYMLFSVAMTIARLTGDRIVAALGQRLVLILGGLTAIAGIALTLAPGMTWVALLGFVLIGLGCANLVPVVFSLAARQPGMAPGLAVAAVTTTGYAGILLGPALVGFVAEISSLAVAFGCLALLMLAFPALARRIT; this is translated from the coding sequence ATGCCCCCCCACACAACCCCGCTCCCCCGCGCAGCGTTGGCCACGCGGCTGGCCTTTCTGGCGGCGGGTTTCGTCATGGCCTCCTGGGCCCCGCTCATCCCTTTCGCCAAGACACAGGTCGGCGCGACCGAAGGGGTCTTCGGCCTTCTGCTTCTCTGCCTCGGGCTCGGGTCCATCGTGGCCATGCCCCTGACCGGCTATCTCAGCGCGCGGATGGGGGCACGGCCCATGATCCTTCTGGGGGGCTATGGCCTGGTGGCGCTCCTGCCGCTGCTGGTCCTCGCGCCCTCGGTGCCGGTTCTGGCCGTGGCGCTCGCGTTTTTCGGCGCGGCGCTTGGCACCATCGATGTCGCCATGAACGTCCACGCAGCCGAGGTCGAAACCCGCGCCGCGCGGCCCATGATGTCGGGCTTTCACGCGATGTGGAGCGTCGGCGGCATCCTTGGCGCGGGGGGCGTCACCGCGCTGCTCTGGATCGGGGCGACACCGCTTGCGGCAGGGCTGGCGGCCAGCGCGCTGGCATTGGCGATGATGGCCGTGGCGACACCACGCTTCCTGCGCCGGGCGGCGGGCGAGCCGCCGAAACTGGCGCTGCCGCGCGGTCCGGTTCTTCTCCTGGCGCTTCTGGCCGCGATCACCTTCCTGGTGGAGGGTGCGGTGCTCGACTGGGGCGCGCTCCTGATCGTGGCGCGCAACCTGATGGAGCCTGCAGGCGCGGGCCTTGGCTACATGCTGTTCTCGGTCGCGATGACCATCGCGCGGCTGACGGGCGACAGGATCGTGGCCGCCCTGGGCCAAAGGCTTGTCCTGATCCTCGGCGGGCTCACGGCCATCGCGGGCATCGCCCTGACGCTTGCCCCCGGCATGACCTGGGTTGCCTTGCTGGGCTTTGTCCTGATCGGGCTTGGCTGCGCCAATCTCGTGCCCGTGGTCTTCAGCCTCGCGGCGCGGCAACCGGGCATGGCCCCGGGTCTTGCCGTCGCGGCTGTGACCACCACGGGCTATGCGGGCATCTTGCTTGGTCCGGCGCTGGTCGGATTCGTGGCCGAGATCAGCAGCCTTGCCGTGGCCTTTGGCTGCCTTGCCCTCCTGATGCTGGCCTTTCCGGCCCTCGCCCGCCGCATCACCTGA
- a CDS encoding GIY-YIG nuclease family protein encodes MAVTITARIWEVADALTAGATNPASRADVVAACVAEGINKSTANTQYGHWKRKRFPDLRKVTTSTVALIGESSLQIRPDRDWSYLLRRGFEYVGDFKLDEEGKPVLDETPPSRPGVYAIVRDQSVVYIGISNRTLRARMNDYRRGHERQRTSSRINAQLRGELMKGVRLRLLCATPEASTWNGLPVNTSAGLELGLISFLKPEWNMQGRG; translated from the coding sequence ATGGCTGTAACGATTACTGCGCGAATTTGGGAAGTTGCGGATGCTTTGACGGCGGGAGCAACAAATCCAGCGTCACGGGCGGATGTCGTGGCAGCCTGCGTGGCTGAGGGTATCAACAAGTCGACGGCCAACACGCAATACGGCCATTGGAAGCGCAAACGATTTCCCGACCTGCGAAAGGTCACAACCTCGACCGTGGCATTGATCGGCGAATCCTCCCTCCAGATCCGACCTGATCGAGACTGGTCATACTTGCTGCGCCGTGGCTTCGAGTATGTCGGCGATTTCAAGTTGGATGAGGAGGGCAAGCCGGTATTGGACGAAACCCCGCCTTCACGTCCCGGTGTTTACGCCATCGTACGCGACCAGAGCGTGGTCTATATCGGAATAAGCAACCGAACCTTGAGAGCCCGCATGAACGACTACCGGCGTGGTCACGAAAGGCAGCGGACATCCAGCCGAATAAATGCCCAGTTGCGAGGGGAACTTATGAAAGGCGTTCGGCTTCGCCTTTTATGCGCTACACCTGAAGCGTCGACTTGGAACGGTTTACCTGTGAACACGTCAGCGGGGCTCGAACTTGGTCTGATTTCCTTCCTGAAACCTGAATGGAACATGCAGGGGCGCGGTTAG
- a CDS encoding DoxX family protein, which translates to MQRLVALHARIFTALETHLAPVLLPTLARFLFVAALFLYYWNAGLTKLGEGFTGLFRLEPGAYVQILPRAVEAVGYDPSALGPLARSVVLLGTWSEFLLPILIAVGLFTRLAALGMTGFVLVQTWVDVTGHGAALGQFFDRHADGLIDIRAFWVFPLILLVLKGAGPLSLDAWLARRQTPSAALTPASQPR; encoded by the coding sequence ATGCAGAGACTTGTCGCGCTCCATGCCCGCATCTTCACCGCGCTCGAAACCCATCTCGCCCCGGTGCTTCTGCCGACGCTCGCGCGGTTTCTCTTCGTGGCCGCGCTGTTTCTCTATTACTGGAACGCGGGCCTGACCAAGCTGGGCGAGGGGTTCACGGGCCTCTTCCGGCTCGAGCCGGGCGCCTATGTCCAGATCCTGCCCCGCGCGGTCGAGGCCGTGGGCTATGACCCCTCGGCGCTCGGCCCGCTGGCGCGCAGCGTGGTCCTGTTGGGCACCTGGAGCGAATTTCTTCTGCCGATCCTGATCGCCGTGGGGCTGTTCACGCGGCTCGCAGCGCTTGGCATGACGGGCTTTGTCCTCGTCCAGACATGGGTCGACGTGACCGGCCATGGCGCGGCACTTGGCCAATTCTTCGACCGCCACGCCGATGGGCTGATCGACATCCGCGCCTTCTGGGTCTTTCCCCTGATCCTCCTGGTGCTGAAGGGCGCAGGCCCCCTGTCGCTCGACGCCTGGCTTGCCCGCCGTCAGACGCCCAGCGCCGCCCTGACACCCGCATCCCAGCCAAGGTAA
- a CDS encoding SH3 domain-containing protein, producing MRKTMNRRGLRVAGMAVILAIGSAAMAEVPQITPVPRPLGLAPADTPAPQATAPAPDTNAAPALETALALAAADPAPASAPHDPTVGPVTGFPLPRYVSIKAAEANARRGPSRSHRIDWVFQRRDMPVMIVAEHGHWRRVVDRDGVGGWVHYTLLSGERTAIVEAARLPLYQRPDTSSMIRAEAERGVIGSLRECHGDWCEMEVAGFRGWVEVSGIWGVDPGESFE from the coding sequence ATGCGCAAGACGATGAACCGGCGTGGCCTTCGGGTCGCAGGCATGGCCGTGATCCTTGCGATCGGCAGCGCCGCCATGGCCGAGGTGCCGCAGATCACCCCCGTCCCGCGCCCTCTCGGCCTTGCGCCGGCCGACACGCCCGCGCCCCAGGCGACGGCACCCGCCCCCGATACCAACGCGGCACCCGCCCTCGAAACGGCCCTTGCGCTGGCCGCAGCCGATCCCGCCCCCGCCTCGGCACCGCATGACCCAACCGTGGGTCCGGTCACGGGCTTTCCCCTCCCGCGCTACGTCTCGATCAAGGCGGCCGAGGCGAATGCAAGGCGCGGCCCCTCGCGCAGCCACCGCATCGACTGGGTGTTCCAGCGCCGCGACATGCCCGTGATGATCGTGGCCGAACATGGCCATTGGCGGCGCGTGGTCGACCGCGACGGGGTGGGCGGCTGGGTCCATTACACGCTTCTGTCGGGCGAACGCACCGCCATCGTCGAGGCCGCGCGCCTGCCCCTCTACCAACGCCCCGACACAAGCTCGATGATCCGGGCCGAGGCCGAACGCGGCGTGATCGGCAGCTTGCGCGAATGCCACGGCGATTGGTGCGAGATGGAGGTTGCGGGCTTTCGCGGCTGGGTCGAGGTCAGCGGCATCTGGGGCGTCGACCCCGGCGAAAGCTTCGAGTAA
- a CDS encoding arsenate reductase family protein has protein sequence MKIYGLKTCDTCRAAVKALAGQGAVLVDIRAEPLDPATRARFLAEFGEALVNRRSTTWKGLSEAERAGAPEDLLAAHPALMKRPVIAAGGKLYLGWDAGVRAALGV, from the coding sequence ATGAAGATCTATGGGCTGAAGACCTGCGATACCTGCCGGGCGGCGGTGAAGGCCTTGGCGGGGCAGGGGGCGGTTTTGGTGGATATCCGGGCCGAGCCGCTCGATCCCGCGACGCGGGCAAGGTTCCTGGCGGAATTCGGGGAGGCGCTGGTCAATCGCCGCTCGACCACGTGGAAGGGCCTGTCCGAGGCCGAGCGCGCGGGCGCGCCCGAGGATCTTCTGGCGGCCCATCCCGCGCTGATGAAGCGGCCCGTGATCGCGGCGGGGGGTAAGCTTTACCTTGGCTGGGATGCGGGTGTCAGGGCGGCGCTGGGCGTCTGA
- a CDS encoding 2-hydroxyacid dehydrogenase, translating into MPAQRLSVVVTRRLPEIVETRMTELFDVRLREEDTPMSRADLVAAMAQADVVVPCIADRIDGTMLAQAGDRLKLIANYGAGVDHIDVATARQRGVLVSNTPGVMTDDTADMAMALILAVLRRLPEGMAVMQSGNWDGWAPTAFMGGRVAGKRLGILGMGRIGQAVARRAHAFGMQVHYHNRRRLHPDTEAALEATWWESLDQMISRMDVISVNCPHTPSTFHLMNARRLKLMKPQAVIVNTSRGEVIDENALTRMLRAGEIAGAGLDVFEKGREVNPRLRELPNVVLLPHMGSATREGRIEMGEKVIINIKTFADGHRPPDLVVPSML; encoded by the coding sequence ATGCCAGCTCAGCGGTTGAGTGTTGTCGTGACGCGACGGTTGCCCGAGATCGTCGAGACGCGGATGACCGAATTGTTCGATGTCCGCCTGCGCGAGGAAGACACGCCGATGTCGCGCGCCGATCTGGTGGCCGCGATGGCGCAGGCCGATGTGGTGGTGCCCTGCATCGCCGACCGGATCGACGGCACGATGCTGGCGCAGGCCGGCGACAGGTTGAAACTGATCGCCAATTACGGGGCGGGGGTCGACCACATCGACGTGGCGACCGCGCGCCAGCGGGGCGTCCTGGTGTCGAACACGCCGGGCGTGATGACCGATGACACGGCCGACATGGCGATGGCGCTGATCCTGGCCGTTCTGCGCCGCCTGCCCGAGGGGATGGCGGTGATGCAATCGGGCAATTGGGACGGCTGGGCGCCCACCGCCTTCATGGGGGGGCGCGTCGCGGGCAAGAGGCTCGGCATCCTGGGGATGGGGCGGATCGGTCAGGCGGTCGCGCGGCGGGCCCATGCCTTTGGCATGCAGGTGCACTACCACAACCGTCGCAGGCTGCATCCCGATACCGAAGCGGCGCTGGAGGCGACGTGGTGGGAAAGCCTCGACCAGATGATTTCCCGGATGGATGTGATCAGCGTGAATTGTCCGCACACGCCCTCGACCTTTCACCTGATGAATGCGCGCCGGCTCAAGCTGATGAAGCCGCAGGCGGTGATCGTGAACACCTCGCGCGGGGAGGTCATCGACGAGAATGCGCTGACGCGGATGCTGCGCGCGGGCGAGATCGCGGGGGCGGGGCTCGACGTGTTCGAGAAGGGCCGCGAGGTGAACCCGCGCCTGCGCGAATTGCCCAACGTCGTGCTTTTGCCGCATATGGGATCGGCCACGCGCGAGGGGCGGATCGAGATGGGCGAGAAGGTGATCATCAACATCAAGACCTTCGCCGACGGGCACAGGCCGCCGGATCTGGTGGTGCCGAGCATGTTGTGA